The Bacteriovorax sp. BAL6_X genome has a window encoding:
- the secE gene encoding preprotein translocase subunit SecE, giving the protein MSLIKSEDSKKWINAFVAAVSAICGFITIRFLEQLSEWFDLEAKVPNFPITVQVAGIVVGLIVFLVIAKNKNASTLLEDVYAELVKVVWPNKDDVLKTTIGLVIALSIVSGIFVLVDYSFRQLLSIIL; this is encoded by the coding sequence ATGTCCCTCATTAAGAGTGAAGACAGCAAGAAATGGATTAACGCTTTTGTTGCTGCCGTAAGTGCAATTTGTGGTTTTATTACTATTAGATTCCTCGAACAATTAAGTGAGTGGTTTGATCTTGAAGCAAAAGTTCCAAACTTCCCAATCACAGTACAAGTTGCTGGAATTGTGGTTGGTCTTATTGTTTTCTTGGTAATTGCTAAGAACAAAAATGCATCAACTTTACTAGAGGATGTTTATGCTGAACTTGTAAAAGTTGTATGGCCTAACAAAGATGACGTTTTAAAAACGACAATTGGTTTAGTGATCGCACTAAGCATTGTTAGTGGAATTTTCGTTTTAGTAGACTATTCATTCAGACAACTACTAAGCATTATTCTTTAA
- the nusG gene encoding transcription termination/antitermination protein NusG, which produces MVDNNETEKELTNEEMAAESSEGEATVNPNFRWYIAKTLTGQENKVQKTLRERIVNYKLTDSFGEIVVPEEKVTSHAGGRKRTITKKLFPGYVLIHMLMNENTWHLVKDTDKITGFVGGTVDKPAPLSDEEAAYMTGQSTGGFKKTRTTVDFSEGEEVKVIEGPFASFIGTIESVNENGKLKVNVSIFGRPTPVELDASQVEKN; this is translated from the coding sequence ATGGTTGATAATAACGAAACAGAAAAAGAACTAACTAATGAAGAAATGGCCGCAGAATCATCAGAGGGTGAAGCTACTGTTAATCCTAACTTTCGTTGGTACATTGCAAAGACTCTTACTGGTCAAGAGAACAAAGTTCAAAAAACTCTTCGTGAAAGAATTGTTAACTATAAGCTAACTGACTCTTTTGGTGAGATCGTAGTACCAGAAGAAAAAGTAACTTCTCACGCAGGTGGAAGAAAAAGAACTATTACTAAGAAGCTTTTCCCAGGTTACGTCTTAATTCATATGCTTATGAATGAGAATACTTGGCACTTAGTAAAAGACACTGACAAAATTACAGGATTTGTTGGCGGAACTGTTGACAAACCGGCCCCTTTATCAGATGAAGAGGCAGCATATATGACAGGTCAATCAACTGGTGGTTTCAAGAAGACACGTACAACTGTGGACTTCTCTGAAGGTGAAGAAGTTAAGGTTATCGAAGGACCTTTCGCTTCATTTATCGGTACAATTGAATCTGTAAATGAAAATGGAAAACTGAAAGTAAACGTTTCTATATTTGGTCGACCAACACCAGTAGAATTAGATGCTTCTCAGGTTGAAAAAAATTAA